The Novipirellula galeiformis genome contains a region encoding:
- a CDS encoding alpha-amylase family glycosyl hydrolase has product MGTTLSVESNSSPKSSLGQPQSEKHAGMGSIPHSGGVAFRVWAPHADHVSVIGDFNDWSSTSDPMHSEGNGYWYVDIESASTGQEYKYQITRGEETFNRIDPYAREVTNSIGNGVVHDTSFDWSGDDFQMPPHNEIVIYEMHIGTFHRSDENQPGGFEDALRRMPHLKQLGVNVLQIMPVAEFAGDLSWGYNPAHIFAVESAYGGPVALKNFVKNAHAEGFAVVMDVVYNHFGPSDLDLWRFDGWSENDKGGIYFYNDHRSSTPWGETRPDYGRGEVRQFIYDNAKMWLEEYHVDGLRYDMTAYIRTVSGIGDDDISEGWGLMQWINRDLAEQFPNCLLIAEDLQTNNWLTKRHDHGGAGFSTQWDAAFVHPIREAVQQIDDAHRDMWSVRDALCHRYNDDSMQRVIYSESHDEVANGKSRVPSEIDPENPESSHAQKRAVLAAGLALTAPGIPMLFQGQELLEDDWFDDTDPLDWDRADEFKGIKRLFRDLIRLRLNRDGHSSGLLGQHIDVHHVNDGDKVIAFVRSGDGDQGRVVVVANFANRGWEDYEIGFPSAGDWKLRLNSDWKGYSEAFANESTGGVVAEARSRDGLPATGTISFGPYAVLVFSK; this is encoded by the coding sequence ATGGGTACTACCCTTTCGGTTGAATCGAACTCGTCCCCCAAATCATCACTCGGCCAGCCACAGAGCGAAAAACATGCTGGCATGGGATCGATCCCACATTCCGGCGGCGTTGCCTTTCGCGTTTGGGCACCCCACGCGGATCACGTCAGCGTGATTGGCGACTTCAATGATTGGAGCAGCACCAGCGATCCGATGCATTCCGAAGGCAACGGATACTGGTACGTTGACATCGAGTCGGCGTCGACCGGTCAGGAATACAAGTATCAAATCACCCGCGGTGAAGAGACGTTTAACCGCATTGATCCGTACGCGCGTGAAGTGACCAATTCAATCGGAAACGGCGTTGTGCATGATACGTCATTTGATTGGAGCGGAGATGATTTCCAAATGCCGCCGCATAACGAGATCGTGATCTACGAAATGCACATCGGGACGTTTCATCGCAGCGACGAGAACCAACCAGGCGGCTTTGAAGATGCGCTCCGGCGGATGCCCCACCTCAAGCAACTCGGCGTGAACGTGTTGCAAATCATGCCGGTCGCAGAGTTTGCTGGCGACCTGTCCTGGGGCTACAATCCGGCTCATATCTTTGCGGTCGAGAGCGCCTATGGCGGACCGGTGGCGCTTAAGAACTTTGTCAAAAATGCACATGCCGAAGGCTTCGCCGTGGTCATGGATGTTGTTTACAACCACTTTGGTCCGAGCGATCTCGATCTTTGGCGGTTCGACGGTTGGAGCGAAAACGACAAGGGAGGGATCTACTTTTACAACGATCATCGATCCTCGACGCCGTGGGGTGAGACGCGGCCCGATTACGGACGAGGCGAAGTCCGTCAATTTATCTATGACAACGCGAAAATGTGGCTCGAAGAGTACCATGTCGATGGCCTGCGCTACGACATGACTGCATACATCCGTACGGTCAGCGGGATCGGTGACGATGACATCAGCGAAGGTTGGGGATTGATGCAGTGGATCAATCGTGACTTGGCCGAGCAATTCCCTAATTGCCTATTGATCGCAGAGGATTTGCAGACGAACAATTGGTTGACGAAACGTCATGACCATGGCGGGGCTGGGTTTTCAACGCAGTGGGACGCCGCGTTCGTGCATCCGATTCGTGAAGCGGTCCAACAGATTGACGACGCGCATCGCGATATGTGGTCCGTGCGTGATGCATTGTGTCATCGCTACAACGATGATTCGATGCAGCGAGTGATTTACAGCGAATCGCATGACGAAGTTGCCAATGGGAAATCACGGGTTCCCTCGGAGATTGACCCCGAGAATCCGGAAAGTAGTCATGCACAAAAGCGTGCGGTGCTGGCGGCCGGCTTAGCCCTCACCGCCCCCGGCATCCCGATGTTGTTTCAGGGACAAGAGTTGCTTGAAGACGATTGGTTCGATGACACCGACCCGCTCGATTGGGATCGCGCCGATGAATTCAAGGGAATCAAACGATTGTTTCGGGACTTGATTCGGTTGCGTCTAAACCGCGATGGCCATTCAAGTGGATTATTGGGCCAGCACATCGATGTGCATCACGTCAACGACGGCGACAAAGTGATCGCCTTTGTCCGCTCAGGTGACGGTGACCAAGGTCGCGTGGTGGTGGTCGCCAATTTCGCGAATCGCGGTTGGGAAGATTACGAGATCGGGTTCCCTTCCGCTGGGGATTGGAAATTGAGATTGAACTCCGATTGGAAAGGCTACAGCGAAGCGTTCGCTAATGAATCGACCGGCGGTGTCGTTGCCGAAGCGAGAAGCCGCGACGGTTTACCTGCGACGGGTACGATCTCGTTTGGCCCCTACGCGGTACTCGTGTTTTCAAAGTAG
- a CDS encoding pyridoxal phosphate-dependent decarboxylase family protein, whose amino-acid sequence MYEPLHTDHQHLEQILASVLEDSVRILSTPRSRPAAVVPPETAPETLPQTGIGATATLDLFRSKYADWMSGSAGPHYFGLVTGGATPASIAGDWLTTIYDQNATGSPDSIAPQIELTAIGLLRELFGLSDAFAGVFVSGATMANFVGLATARQWVGHQRGVDIAQSGLSGLPPIRVLCGTPHSSVHKALAMLGLGRDSLERIATLPKREAVDVEALRKRLTELRELGQPCWVVGNAGTVNSVDYDDLNALADLCSEFNVWLHVDAAFGGFAACVPEKQSLIAGMDRADSITIDAHKWLNVPYDSAMVFTRHLHLQREVFQNSAAYLEADPSPTNFVNLTPENSRRFRALPAWFTLMAYGREGYRELVTRNCHIAEQLGERIQDSDQFQLLAPVRMNGIVFTLAGENVTQHSIQEYLYRVQSSGVLYMTPTEYMAAPAIRISVTNWRTTPQDISQVWSGMLTALEPAST is encoded by the coding sequence ATGTACGAGCCGCTTCACACCGACCACCAACATCTTGAGCAAATTTTGGCGAGCGTGCTTGAGGACAGCGTCCGTATTCTCAGCACGCCTCGTTCCCGTCCGGCCGCCGTCGTTCCGCCGGAAACCGCCCCTGAAACGCTACCCCAGACGGGGATTGGTGCCACCGCAACATTGGACCTTTTCCGATCAAAGTATGCGGACTGGATGAGCGGGTCAGCGGGTCCCCACTACTTTGGTCTTGTCACCGGCGGAGCGACTCCGGCGAGTATCGCGGGCGATTGGCTTACGACCATCTATGACCAGAACGCAACCGGCTCTCCCGACTCAATTGCCCCCCAGATCGAACTTACCGCGATCGGGTTGCTACGCGAGTTGTTTGGTCTCTCGGACGCCTTCGCGGGAGTCTTCGTCTCCGGCGCAACGATGGCAAACTTTGTCGGCTTAGCCACCGCTCGCCAATGGGTCGGGCACCAACGCGGTGTCGATATTGCTCAATCGGGTTTGTCAGGATTGCCGCCCATCCGAGTGCTTTGCGGAACGCCCCACTCCAGTGTGCACAAGGCGCTGGCCATGCTAGGGCTCGGGCGCGATAGCTTGGAGCGGATTGCAACCCTTCCTAAGCGGGAAGCCGTGGACGTCGAAGCACTGCGAAAACGATTGACGGAGTTACGCGAATTGGGCCAACCGTGTTGGGTTGTGGGCAATGCGGGGACCGTCAATAGCGTCGACTACGATGACTTGAACGCATTGGCGGATCTTTGTAGCGAATTCAACGTTTGGTTACATGTCGATGCGGCATTCGGTGGTTTCGCAGCGTGCGTCCCCGAGAAACAATCACTGATTGCGGGGATGGACCGCGCGGACTCGATCACGATTGACGCACATAAATGGCTCAACGTGCCCTACGATTCCGCGATGGTGTTTACACGCCATCTGCATCTGCAACGCGAAGTTTTCCAGAACTCCGCCGCGTATCTCGAGGCCGACCCGAGCCCGACCAATTTCGTGAATCTCACCCCCGAGAACTCGCGTCGATTCCGTGCCTTGCCCGCGTGGTTCACCTTGATGGCTTATGGCCGTGAGGGTTACCGTGAATTGGTGACGCGAAACTGCCACATCGCCGAGCAATTGGGAGAGCGAATTCAAGACTCGGACCAGTTTCAGTTGCTCGCTCCGGTTCGAATGAATGGCATCGTGTTTACCCTCGCTGGTGAAAACGTCACGCAACACTCGATCCAAGAGTATTTGTATCGCGTGCAATCAAGCGGCGTGCTTTACATGACGCCGACGGAATACATGGCAGCACCAGCGATCCGCATTTCCGTGACCAATTGGCGAACCACCCCGCAAGACATTTCGCAAGTATGGAGCGGAATGTTGACTGCGTTGGAGCCCGCATCGACCTGA
- a CDS encoding arylsulfatase, protein MKQLIVSLVALNFLLCNVAAAEQERPNIIMVMADDLGWSDIGCYGGEIRTPHIDSLAHEGLRFTQFYNNAVCGPTRASLLTGLYCQQTGHAGEHWNQPKDYSKCVLSSEVLRHAGYQTMMVGKWQGSDLPLDRGFDHFFGPMCQGKISYFHDVQKNPFYLDRDRFPLPKDFYLTDAINDYSVRFLKDAISHDNPFFLYVAHIAPHWPLHAKETEIAPYRKRYRDQGWDESRAKRFESQRANQLVPAHWKLAPRPAAMGAWEDQRHQDWQAERMAVYAAQVAAIDEGLGQLLSVLKDSGKEQNTVVVFLSDNGAAPDGGIGPTQAGFGFGPKQANDRWRTDQVSIRPGSGPKNLPGPHDTFAAYGEAWATLSNTPFRSTKLSGYEGGIRTPLIVKWPEGVRKNQTSNQVGHVMDLMATWLDLAEVEYPAEFQGRSPLAMEGKSLLPIFAGKQRQGHDVLCWSVPRHHVVRMGKWKAIRPRNGGEWQLYDLEADGTETTNLAPQEPQRVDQLARHFASWQARVHAAPSH, encoded by the coding sequence ATGAAGCAGCTAATCGTGAGCCTCGTGGCCTTGAATTTTCTCCTTTGCAATGTCGCGGCTGCGGAGCAGGAGCGACCGAACATTATCATGGTTATGGCGGACGACCTCGGTTGGTCCGACATCGGCTGTTATGGAGGGGAAATCCGTACGCCTCACATCGACTCGCTGGCCCATGAAGGGCTGCGGTTTACACAGTTCTACAACAATGCCGTGTGTGGCCCGACTCGCGCCTCGCTGTTGACGGGGCTCTATTGTCAACAGACCGGACACGCCGGTGAGCATTGGAATCAACCCAAAGACTATTCCAAATGTGTGCTGAGCTCCGAAGTGCTGCGACACGCGGGTTATCAGACGATGATGGTGGGGAAATGGCAAGGCAGCGATCTGCCGCTTGATCGGGGCTTTGATCATTTCTTTGGTCCAATGTGCCAAGGCAAAATCAGCTACTTTCATGATGTCCAAAAAAATCCGTTTTATCTGGACCGCGACCGTTTCCCTCTGCCGAAGGATTTTTATCTCACCGACGCCATCAACGACTATTCCGTCCGCTTCCTCAAAGATGCCATCTCGCATGACAACCCCTTCTTTCTGTACGTAGCACATATCGCTCCCCATTGGCCGCTCCATGCCAAGGAAACCGAGATCGCACCGTATCGAAAACGGTATCGCGACCAGGGATGGGACGAATCGCGAGCCAAGCGGTTCGAATCTCAGCGAGCAAACCAACTTGTTCCGGCGCACTGGAAACTAGCACCACGCCCCGCTGCGATGGGAGCATGGGAAGACCAACGGCACCAGGACTGGCAAGCCGAGCGAATGGCGGTCTACGCCGCTCAAGTTGCCGCCATCGACGAAGGTTTGGGCCAACTCCTAAGCGTCCTGAAGGATAGCGGGAAGGAGCAGAACACCGTCGTGGTGTTTCTGTCGGACAACGGAGCCGCACCCGATGGCGGGATCGGCCCAACACAAGCGGGGTTTGGCTTTGGTCCCAAGCAAGCGAACGATCGCTGGAGAACGGACCAAGTTTCGATTCGACCAGGCAGCGGCCCCAAGAATCTCCCCGGACCGCATGACACTTTTGCCGCTTACGGCGAGGCGTGGGCCACCCTCAGCAACACCCCCTTCCGCAGCACAAAACTTTCTGGCTATGAAGGCGGCATCCGTACCCCGTTGATTGTCAAATGGCCTGAGGGGGTGCGAAAGAATCAAACTTCAAATCAAGTTGGTCATGTGATGGATCTGATGGCAACCTGGCTCGATCTTGCCGAAGTGGAGTACCCGGCTGAGTTTCAAGGCAGGAGCCCACTTGCCATGGAAGGCAAAAGTCTGTTACCAATCTTTGCCGGAAAGCAGCGTCAGGGACATGACGTGCTGTGCTGGAGCGTGCCGCGGCATCACGTCGTCCGGATGGGCAAATGGAAAGCCATTCGTCCGCGTAACGGAGGCGAATGGCAACTATACGACCTCGAGGCTGATGGGACCGAGACGACCAATCTTGCCCCTCAAGAGCCACAACGAGTCGACCAACTGGCCCGTCATTTTGCGTCCTGGCAAGCACGCGTGCACGCTGCCCCCTCGCACTAG
- a CDS encoding alkaline phosphatase D family protein, translated as MLRRLLLSCSLFSLLAGQPLAWCAEPDTGSPVTGPPGTGMPDTGTPVNRVLFGSCIRQDRPTPILQTMMRAAPQLLLFLGDNIYADTSDIKVMRAKYKQLSSNESFKRLCSLCPVLATWDDHDYGLNDGGADFPQREAAQQAFLDFWGEPEDSARRQQVGIYEAKIFGPPGKRLQVIMLDTRYFRSPLRTGTRRLGGPYMPDDDAKKTILGEAQWTWLEDQLRKPAEIRLIGSSIQFVAEAAGQEAWANLPLERKRLLDMIRSTDAGGVLVLSGDRHWAEFSIAREGAAYPLIDVTSSSLNQKHPRGTPTINRYRAIDQTYHQENFGVISIDWELPDPMIAIEIRDLENKTRIHKSVRLSELQGDSSDQPLQ; from the coding sequence ATGTTACGACGTTTGCTTCTAAGTTGCTCGCTGTTCTCGCTGCTAGCCGGTCAACCGCTGGCGTGGTGCGCGGAGCCGGACACGGGTTCGCCGGTCACGGGGCCGCCGGGTACGGGAATGCCGGATACGGGGACGCCGGTCAATCGAGTCCTTTTTGGATCTTGTATCCGCCAGGATCGCCCCACGCCGATCCTGCAGACGATGATGCGTGCGGCGCCCCAGTTGCTGCTCTTTCTAGGTGACAATATCTATGCGGACACATCGGATATCAAGGTGATGCGTGCCAAATACAAACAGTTGTCCAGCAACGAGAGCTTCAAGCGTTTGTGTTCGCTGTGCCCGGTACTCGCGACCTGGGATGATCATGATTACGGGTTGAACGATGGAGGCGCAGACTTTCCTCAGCGAGAAGCGGCGCAGCAAGCGTTCTTGGATTTTTGGGGCGAACCGGAGGACTCCGCCAGACGTCAGCAAGTGGGAATCTATGAAGCGAAAATCTTTGGACCGCCGGGAAAGCGATTGCAAGTGATCATGCTCGACACACGCTATTTTCGCTCGCCGCTGAGAACAGGGACGCGGCGACTAGGCGGTCCGTATATGCCGGACGACGATGCCAAAAAAACAATTTTAGGTGAGGCTCAATGGACGTGGCTCGAGGATCAATTGCGTAAACCAGCCGAGATCCGTTTGATCGGATCGAGCATCCAATTCGTCGCCGAGGCGGCCGGCCAAGAAGCGTGGGCCAATCTACCGCTGGAACGCAAGCGTTTGCTCGACATGATTCGCAGCACGGATGCTGGCGGCGTGCTCGTGCTCAGCGGTGATCGCCACTGGGCTGAGTTTTCGATTGCTCGCGAAGGGGCTGCATATCCGCTGATCGACGTCACATCAAGCAGCTTGAATCAGAAACATCCCCGTGGTACCCCCACCATCAATCGATACCGGGCGATCGATCAAACCTATCATCAAGAAAACTTCGGAGTGATCTCGATTGATTGGGAATTGCCGGACCCGATGATTGCGATCGAAATTCGCGACCTAGAAAATAAAACGCGAATCCACAAAAGCGTTCGCTTGAGTGAACTTCAGGGCGACTCGAGCGACCAACCGTTGCAGTAG
- a CDS encoding PGPGW domain-containing protein: MGMTSTMQQSGELITEPMFWWVAAASGLVFVASLVAVPWVIIRLPSNYFNHPHRIFLKPNGNKAGFYSLVVLKNLVGAAFLAMGVAMLVLPGQGLLTILIGLSLIEFPGKYRLQQFLISRPFVRRPLNWIRHQAGKPDFEISSPMQ; encoded by the coding sequence ATGGGAATGACCTCAACGATGCAGCAATCTGGTGAATTGATCACTGAGCCGATGTTTTGGTGGGTCGCGGCAGCGTCAGGGCTCGTGTTTGTCGCGTCGTTGGTCGCGGTTCCTTGGGTGATCATCCGGCTACCTTCGAATTACTTCAATCACCCACACCGCATCTTCCTTAAACCGAACGGCAACAAGGCGGGGTTTTATTCGCTCGTGGTGCTAAAGAACTTGGTCGGCGCCGCCTTTCTCGCGATGGGAGTTGCGATGTTGGTGCTTCCCGGCCAAGGTTTGCTCACGATCTTGATCGGTCTCTCGCTCATTGAGTTCCCTGGAAAATATCGACTTCAGCAATTCCTGATCTCACGCCCCTTCGTTCGCAGACCTTTGAACTGGATCCGACATCAAGCCGGAAAACCCGATTTCGAAATTTCGTCGCCCATGCAATGA
- the cls gene encoding cardiolipin synthase, with the protein MNPSGETTSQPRHFLRRWFDGWRRKREAISRWLWRPVRLLYLRHQRSRRAVAWMRIHRRSITGTIVLIAHLLGFVSSVNVLTESRTPQGAIAWMVTLNTFPYLAVPVYWAIGETDYGEQAIAYRARQSKGAHILKRLKQDLSEAELVVSPENDTQRLLSRLVHFPLTRGNSAEILADGQQAFPTIFASIEQATSYILVEFYILRDDELGKRFQQLLLSKAKQGVRVLLLYDEYGSRDLSQQYLDELRAGGVRCYGFNSPLESGSTTRLNFRNHRKIVIVDGREAFVGGLNVGDEYLSDGGDLGVYRDTHVSFTGPIVQCCQIVFAEDWHSVSDELLEQLEWTPRPSASGDIHGICLPSGPADDFETASFFFLQAINHAKDRIWIATPYFVPDQQMSTALQLAALRGVDVRVIIPEKSDSTLVWLSSFSYLPEMELAGVKMFRYGGRFMHQKVILVDDEFASIGTANFDNRSFRLNFEVMMVFFDKGFAGRVAEMLEHDFLRCTPAPGSELTDRHFFFELLVRGARLLAPVQ; encoded by the coding sequence ATGAATCCATCCGGCGAAACCACAAGCCAACCGCGACACTTTCTAAGGCGGTGGTTTGACGGATGGCGTCGCAAGCGAGAGGCGATTTCACGCTGGTTGTGGCGGCCGGTTCGTCTGCTCTATCTACGACACCAGCGGTCGCGGCGAGCGGTCGCTTGGATGCGGATCCACCGACGAAGTATTACCGGCACGATCGTCTTGATCGCTCATCTGCTTGGGTTCGTTTCATCGGTCAATGTTTTGACCGAGTCGCGGACGCCTCAAGGGGCGATCGCGTGGATGGTGACGCTCAACACGTTCCCCTACCTTGCGGTTCCTGTCTACTGGGCGATTGGAGAGACGGACTATGGAGAGCAAGCGATCGCCTATCGCGCCCGACAATCAAAAGGGGCACACATTCTTAAGCGGCTGAAACAAGATCTCAGCGAAGCGGAGCTGGTGGTTTCGCCTGAGAACGACACGCAACGCTTGCTCAGCAGACTTGTTCACTTTCCCTTGACGCGGGGAAACTCCGCCGAAATCCTCGCTGACGGTCAGCAAGCATTCCCCACCATCTTTGCGTCGATCGAGCAAGCCACCTCCTACATTCTGGTCGAGTTCTACATTCTGCGTGATGATGAACTTGGCAAGCGGTTTCAACAGTTGTTGCTCAGCAAAGCGAAGCAAGGGGTTCGCGTGCTGTTACTATACGACGAGTACGGAAGCCGCGATCTGTCACAGCAGTATCTCGATGAATTGAGAGCGGGTGGCGTGCGGTGCTATGGTTTCAATTCGCCGCTCGAATCAGGTTCGACGACCCGTCTGAACTTTCGCAATCACCGGAAAATTGTGATCGTCGACGGGCGAGAGGCCTTTGTGGGTGGGCTCAATGTGGGGGACGAGTACCTCAGCGACGGTGGTGATCTAGGCGTCTATCGTGACACCCACGTGTCGTTCACCGGACCGATCGTCCAATGTTGTCAGATCGTGTTCGCCGAAGATTGGCACTCGGTCAGTGACGAATTACTCGAACAATTGGAATGGACCCCGAGGCCATCGGCATCGGGAGACATCCACGGGATCTGTCTTCCCAGCGGACCGGCCGACGATTTTGAGACCGCTTCCTTCTTTTTTCTGCAGGCCATCAACCATGCCAAGGATCGGATTTGGATCGCGACGCCTTACTTCGTTCCAGACCAACAGATGTCCACGGCGCTTCAGTTAGCGGCATTGCGCGGGGTGGACGTTCGCGTCATCATTCCGGAAAAATCCGACTCCACGCTGGTTTGGCTTTCGTCGTTTTCCTACCTGCCGGAGATGGAATTGGCGGGGGTGAAAATGTTTCGTTACGGCGGTCGTTTTATGCATCAGAAGGTGATTCTCGTGGACGATGAATTTGCGTCGATCGGTACCGCGAATTTTGACAATCGATCGTTTCGCCTAAATTTCGAGGTGATGATGGTGTTCTTTGACAAGGGCTTTGCCGGCCGAGTCGCTGAGATGCTGGAGCACGATTTTCTCCGATGTACACCGGCCCCGGGAAGCGAGTTGACCGACCGTCATTTCTTCTTCGAACTGCTCGTTCGCGGGGCTCGATTGCTTGCCCCCGTGCAGTGA
- a CDS encoding NAD-dependent epimerase/dehydratase family protein — MQHIPATDITQLEELISRPTDAVISTMLHLSGDIIVLGAGGKIGPSIARMAKRASDQAETPRRIIAISRFSDSASRKRLEEFGVETVQADLLDTEKLADLPDAENILYLAGHKFGVSDDPSLTWAMNSFLPGTVMQRYRDSRVVAYSTGCVYGLSELVRGGAVETDPLNPTDEYSMSCLGRERIVEYFSRTNGTPTSILRLNYAVEPRYGVLVDIAKMVLAEKPVDVTMGHCNVIWQGDANAMALASLANVSSPPFVVNIVGPELLSVRGIAESFGKLFDKEVRFVGTESPSCLLTNGQRCQENFGYPQVPVQTVIQWTADWIRRGEPTHNKPTGFQVRDGKY, encoded by the coding sequence ATGCAACATATTCCAGCGACGGACATCACCCAACTTGAAGAATTGATTAGCCGGCCCACCGACGCCGTGATCTCGACGATGTTGCATTTGTCGGGGGACATCATCGTGCTCGGGGCGGGGGGGAAAATCGGACCTTCCATTGCCCGCATGGCGAAGCGTGCGTCGGACCAGGCCGAAACCCCTCGCCGTATTATCGCCATCTCCCGCTTTTCGGATTCCGCCAGCCGGAAACGGTTGGAAGAATTTGGCGTCGAGACGGTCCAGGCGGATTTGCTGGACACCGAAAAATTGGCCGATTTGCCCGATGCGGAAAATATCCTGTACTTGGCGGGGCACAAGTTCGGAGTCAGCGACGATCCATCGCTGACCTGGGCGATGAACAGTTTTTTGCCGGGGACCGTGATGCAGCGTTATCGCGATAGCCGAGTGGTCGCCTACTCGACCGGTTGCGTGTATGGGTTGAGTGAGCTGGTTCGCGGCGGTGCCGTCGAGACCGATCCGCTGAACCCGACCGACGAGTACAGCATGAGTTGTCTCGGTCGCGAACGCATCGTGGAGTATTTCAGCAGGACCAATGGCACGCCGACATCGATTTTGCGATTGAATTATGCCGTCGAACCTCGCTATGGCGTGTTAGTTGATATCGCCAAAATGGTGCTTGCCGAGAAGCCCGTCGATGTGACCATGGGACATTGCAACGTGATTTGGCAGGGGGATGCCAATGCGATGGCGTTGGCATCGCTGGCGAACGTTAGCAGCCCGCCGTTTGTGGTTAATATTGTCGGACCGGAATTGCTCAGTGTGCGTGGGATCGCGGAGTCGTTCGGTAAATTGTTTGACAAAGAAGTTCGTTTTGTGGGGACCGAATCCCCCTCTTGTTTGTTGACGAACGGCCAACGTTGCCAAGAAAATTTTGGTTACCCCCAGGTGCCGGTGCAAACGGTGATCCAGTGGACGGCGGATTGGATTCGCCGCGGCGAACCGACGCATAACAAGCCAACCGGTTTTCAAGTTCGTGACGGCAAATATTGA
- a CDS encoding dihydrodipicolinate synthase family protein, with the protein MAQPLAPSIQNLLRDGIAIPACPLALTAERRFDERRQRALIRYYANAGAGGVAVAVHTTQFEIRQPQYDLLRPVLELTAEELANQEQTLDRPIVRVGGILGQTEQAIKEAELLHDLKYHVGLLSLAGHAERSLDELIDHCRRVAEVIPVVGFYLQPAVGGCELPYAFWRRFAEIENVVAIKMAPFNRYQTLEVVRAVADSGRDDIALYTGNDDNIVCDLLTEFVFPTAQGEKRIPIVGGLLGHWACWTQKAVALLDQCKQIRQSGSIPMEMMTRAAQVTDANAALFDAANGFHGCIPGIHEVLRRQGLLEGTWCLDPRETLSPGQAEQLDRVHQSYPDMNDDAFVAEHLDEWLA; encoded by the coding sequence ATGGCTCAACCACTTGCACCCTCAATCCAAAATTTGCTTCGCGATGGTATCGCAATTCCCGCTTGCCCGCTTGCGTTGACGGCGGAGCGGCGGTTCGATGAACGACGTCAACGGGCGCTGATTCGATACTATGCCAACGCGGGCGCCGGTGGAGTCGCTGTCGCGGTTCATACCACGCAGTTTGAAATCCGCCAGCCACAATACGATTTGCTTCGCCCGGTGCTCGAATTGACCGCTGAAGAATTAGCGAACCAAGAACAGACGCTTGACCGGCCGATCGTCCGTGTCGGTGGGATCCTTGGGCAAACCGAGCAAGCGATCAAGGAAGCTGAATTGCTGCATGACTTGAAATATCATGTGGGGCTACTCAGTTTGGCTGGTCACGCCGAGCGCAGCCTCGACGAGTTGATCGATCATTGCCGCCGTGTTGCGGAAGTTATCCCGGTGGTCGGATTCTATTTGCAACCCGCCGTGGGCGGCTGCGAATTACCGTACGCATTTTGGCGTCGCTTCGCTGAAATTGAAAACGTGGTCGCGATCAAGATGGCTCCCTTCAACCGCTATCAGACGCTTGAGGTTGTGCGGGCGGTTGCCGATTCCGGACGCGACGACATCGCGCTCTATACGGGGAACGATGACAACATCGTTTGCGATTTGTTGACCGAGTTCGTGTTTCCGACCGCTCAAGGAGAAAAGCGGATCCCGATCGTCGGTGGGTTGCTCGGGCACTGGGCCTGCTGGACTCAGAAAGCGGTCGCGCTCTTGGATCAATGCAAACAGATCCGCCAATCGGGTTCCATTCCAATGGAGATGATGACCCGGGCGGCCCAGGTGACCGATGCCAATGCCGCGTTGTTTGATGCCGCTAACGGATTTCACGGTTGCATCCCAGGGATCCACGAAGTGCTGCGGCGCCAAGGATTGCTAGAGGGGACGTGGTGTCTCGATCCCCGCGAAACCTTGAGCCCAGGCCAAGCGGAGCAACTCGATCGCGTCCATCAATCCTATCCCGACATGAATGACGATGCCTTTGTGGCCGAGCATCTCGACGAGTGGCTTGCCTAA